The following coding sequences are from one Xiphophorus couchianus chromosome 7, X_couchianus-1.0, whole genome shotgun sequence window:
- the tmem169b gene encoding transmembrane protein 169: MAQVEESHTEGESTPQMVSLRSEVSVSQGNDGEVGPSMRRKRRKKKEPRPESIIVYRSEMERAPGEEQSGEEGGERSTEEGAKFLGTPTGEERDWNLPPDSRYVTLTGTITRGKKKGQVVDIHITLTERELRDLAKSKERLDAECEAGEGYKRKCTLGVCQGPHVVLWSISCAPVVFLLSFITSFYYGTLTWYNVFLVYNEERTFWHKITICPFLIIFYPVLIMPLALSLALYSAVVQVSWAFSEWWLAVRDLEKGFCGWACGKLGLEDCSPYSIVELLDSDTVSGTLQSKAPSEFAQTSSV; encoded by the exons ATGGCACAGGTAGAGGAATCTCACACTGAAGGGGAGAGCACCCCTCAGATGGTCTCCTTAAGATCAGAAGTGTCAGTGAGCCAGGGGAATGATGGAGAAGTGGGGCCATCTatgagaaggaagaggaggaagaagaaagagcCCCGTCCAGAGTCCATCATCGTGTACCGCTCCGAAATGGAGAGAGCACCAGGAGAGGAGCAGAGcggagaggagggaggagaaaGGAGCACAGAGGAGGGAGCAAAGTTCCTGGGAACACCAACAGGAGAAG AAAGGGACTGGAACCTTCCTCCAGACAGCCGCTATGTGACGCTTACTGGCACCATCACtcgaggaaagaagaaaggcCAGGTGGTGGACATTCACATCACTTTGACAGAGAGGGAACTCAGGGATCTGGCCAAGTCAAAGGAGCGTCTTGATGCAGAGTGTGAGGCTGGGGAAGGGTACAAACGCAAGTGTACTTTAGGAGTGTGCCAGGGACCCCATGTGGTGCTGTGGAGCATCTCCTGCGCTCCTGTGgttttcctcctttccttcaTCACCTCCTTCTACTACGGCACGCTCACCTGGTACAACGTCTTCCTGGTGTACAACGAGGAGCGGACGTTCTGGCACAAGATTACCATTTGCCCCTTTCTCATCATCTTTTACCCTGTGCTCATCATGCCATTGGCGTTGTCTCTGGCTTTATACTCAGCCGTGGTGCAGGTGTCCTGGGCTTTCAGTGAGTGGTGGCTGGCGGTGCGAGACCTGGAGAAAGGCTTTTGTGGCTGGGCCTGTGGGAAGCTGGGGCTGGAGGACTGCTCCCCCTACAGCATTGTGGAGCTGCTCGACTCTGACACGGTTTCTGGGACTCTGCAGAGCAAGGCACCCAGTGAATTTGCCCAGACGTCATCAGTTTGA